The genomic interval AAATGACTTTCCAGCCTATGGTATCCTTAGTGGATGTACTACACATGGTTATTATGCATGCCCAGTATGCAAAGAAGATACTTGTGCAAAGCATTTGGAAAATGGTAAGAAAATGTCATTTGTTGGTCATAGACGATTCCTACCACGGTTTCATCCATATCGGAGGCAAATGAAAGAGTTCGATGGTATGGAAGAACATGGAGAATCATCTACACCATTATCTGGGGTTGCATTTTTTGACAAGCTTTCTGACATAAGGTGTGTTTTCGGAAAGAAGATTAGTGTGAAAGGTAAAAAGAGAAAGAATGCAAAGGACAATAATTTGGAAGATagtaaagaagaaaaaaattttgGATCAACAGATTTCAGAAAATGTTGGAAGaagaaatcaatttttttcaATCTTCCTTATTGGAAACACCTGCATGTTAGGCATTGTCTCGATGTGATGCACATAGAGAAAAATGTCTTCGAATCTCTCATTAATACTTTGATGAATGATAAAGGAAAAACCAAGGACAATGTGGCAGCTAGGTTGGACATGGTTCAAATGGGAGTAAGGCCTGAATTGGCACCTAAATTTGGTGAAAAAAGAACATATCTTCCTCCTGCTGCATTCTCATTCACAAAAAAAGAAAAGTTACAAGTTTTTCAGTTGATAATGGATATAAAAGTCCCAGAAGGTTTCTCATCGAACCAGAAAAATCTTGTGTCCTTGTCTGAGTTGAAATTGATTGGCTTGAAATCTCATGATTGTCATGTTCTAATGCAGCATTTCCTGCCAATACTCATACGTGATGTGTTACCAAAACATGTTAGATATGCCATCATAAGATTATGCTTCTTCTTCAAAGATATTTGTTGCAAGGTGATAGATGTAGCGAAGTTAGATAAGCTGCAATATGACTTGGTTGTTACACTCTGCATATTGGAGCAGTATCCCCCCTTCTTTCTTCGATGTCATGCTTCACTTAACAGTTCATCTTGTTCGAGAAGTTAGATTATGTGGACCAGTGTACTTCCGGAGAATGTACCCGTTTGAAAGATTCATGAAGGTGCTTAAGAGTTATGTAGGCAATCGAAAACATCCCGAAGGTTGCATTGTTCAGAGATATTCAGCCGAAGAAGCAATTGAGTTTTGTTCGGAATACCTAAATGACCTTGATCTTATTGGGTTCCCTCAATCAAATCGCGATCCCAAATCAAACATTGATGGCTTCTTTGCATGCAAAACACCAATTGTAGTGCCACAAGTTGACCTTCAACAAGCACATTTGACTGTGCTGGAAAATACAGAAGAAGTATCTCCCTACATTATGTAAGTGTATTGCATTATTTTATAATTCTGCACTCATGTGATTGTCAATATTTAATATACAACACAAATTGCTATATAAATATTTCCACAGTGAACATAAATATTTCCTGAAGTTAATGTTTCCGAAAAAAGAGAAAGATGAAAGGTGGATACAAGATGCTCACAATAAGAAGTTCGTTGACTGGTTTCATGCAAAGGTTAGGTGGATAAATCTGCTTTATGCATTTTGCGGTGAACAGTTTGGAGCTAGTATTTTAATCACCCTATTCTAATTGTATAAATGTCAAGTGGATGCTGAAATAGATAGCTGCAATGGTGGAACGACATCAAAATTGACATGGCTGGCTCATGGTCCACATGGGCAAGTCATTAAGTATAGTAGTTACGTGATAAATGGCAATTTATACCAAACAAAGGCACGGGATGATGAGAGAGTTTGCCAAAACAGTGGAGTTTCTCTAGTTGCTAGCACCATGCTTGTCTGTAGTGCCAAAGATAAGAATCTCTTGATGACTGATGTGACTTTCTATGGAATGATTGAAGAAATATGGGAGTTGGACTATCATCAATTTCAAGTTCCTCTTTTCAAGTGTGTGTGGGTTGCAAATGACAAAGGAATAATCAACAATGATGAATGTGGATTCACCTTGGTCAATATGAACAAAATAGGGCACAAGAATGACTCATTTTTCCTTGCAAGTCAAGTCAATCCAGTCTTTTATATTGATGACCCATTACAAAAAGGGTGGTCAATTGTACTCCCTGTGCCAAATCGATGTTACGAGGGAGATGATGATGGTTGGACTAGTATTTCTGATTCTCGACCGATTGATGATGTTGATACTCATTGTATTCCGGCTCATGAAAGTTACTTTAGATAAGAAACTGAAGGTGGCTGGGAAACGAACAAGAAAAAATTATGTGTTTCACTTTTATGTCATGTTTTTTGTTATGCTATAAACATAACCTCATTGCTATTATTTATGTCATGTTTATTATTTATGTCAGGTTTCTACAAGTCatgtttattatttatgttattattgtttatgttattatTTATGTCTTGTTTATACATGTCTTATTAgaattattgtttatgttattttaATGGTTAATGTTATTGTGTAGGTTTTAACATTGGtttcattcatgtaaatatgTAGAAAAAGGCTCAATGGGTCGTAAAAAAAGGACACAAATGCTACAGTTGAGATGATACAAGGAGTACATGATGATAAGCTAAATGAAGTTACCAATGCAGAGCACCCTGTACTTACTGATGGAGAAGAACATCATGTAGATGTGCAGAGGAACAAGCGAGGCCCTACGTTGATGGGTAAACTAATTGCTACTGCCAGATGAGGGAAAAATCAAAGATTGATTATGATGACATGGGGCGACCAGCATACAATGCAAATGGAAGGGCTTTACAATTATACATTGGATCTATTGCTAGAGCCATGGTGCCAATCAGTATAAAGTCATGACCTGAAGTTCTAGAAaccataaaacaaaaactgtggGAAGAGATTTCGGTAAGTACAAGCTTCAATTTGAATTTACAATCATACTTGCATCTCTAAATAATCTGTTTTTATTGCAGAATGTCTTTGAACTAGCGCCAGAAAGTCAGTATGCTGTGATGAATTCAGCATCTCAGAAGTGGCGAGATTTCAAAAACAAATTGACTAGTAGATTTGTTGCCATTGggatatattttattgttgagataatgtgtcacgccccgggacgggagttggttgacaccggcgttgctctcaaatgtacattcgaaaacaacaagcctcagaagtaagaaattcagaaaccagtcttttattcataaatacTGAATATTTCAATGTCTGATAAAAACTCGAATAagtaatgttttacagcggaaatgtcaAACAAAccagacatcacaatgtcttACAGACGCAGCGGAAAACAACATAAATAAAACTGAGAATTAacaatcttcttcaccagccccagaactggatctgctcctcttcttctagcctttcttcatcgttcttatctgagatgtttTGGtaggtgagtgatatggttgtcactcagtaagcgggggcgggaataactcctagttttcgaaatcattttccAGAACAGTAATACGAAAATATACAtaaattcttattttcataacagaaatcagtaATCGGTATTCAGTAGTCGGAAATCATAAGTTTATCaaataagcactgagcacgttcaTGAATTtaatggctaaactgatatcagtcccctatatgttctctcctctaagaggtgaggccagtaatcagtaatcagtaatgttcagaatatatattcctaccattagttcactaagtttcagtgcttcaaaatcagatatcagaAATCAAGAGTACTTTGCTTTAAATCAGAAATCATCAAACgagtttcaagatatttatacataagcccacttacagtaatttgctaaagaatttcggttgaagtctaGAAATCTGCTTGCCTTGCTACTGGATTTTACAGCTTCGAAAATACACTCTCTTATCTCTAATTTCAAGTGATaatctcaagatttgtgtaacccATTTCAGAGATTTGAGAGTGTTATATATAGTCAAAattctgactgttagcctcccaattaatggccataatctgccattaacaatctttattccgtgttaaatgcttcagttacaagtcatggCTGAATTgataactgtctgctggaatttcgtgctgctgctgctggattctaatTTGCTGGAAAAGTACCAGCTTCTGGAATTTTTAGCTTCTGCTGGAATTTTCCCTTGCTACTGAATTTTTCTAGCTGCTGGAAATATTAACTTCTGCTGGAGTTTTGCATAGCTGCTGAAATGCTGGAAAtacgggttctcacatccctccctccttatgagaagtttcgtcctcgaaacttggctatACATGATCCTCGAAGAGGTAAGGGTATTGTGCtcgcatcttttcttccaactcccaagtagcttctctttcggtgtggTTGGACCACTGTACTTTGGCATATGGAATAGTTTGTTGCCTCAGTACTTGGTCTTTGAAATCACAATTCGAATCGGAATTTCTTCATACTTCAGCTCTTCATTTAGATTGTTCTCAACCAGAAGTGGTCCAGCCTCCAGAATGTGAATTGGATCAGAAATATATCTCCTCAGCTGCGAGACGTGGAATACATTATGAATTCTTGACATgtcgggggggggggggggggggggagtgCTAATATATAAGCAAGTGGTCCcactttctcaagaatttcaaatggtccgacgtatctgggattcagtttcccagccttattgaatcggataacacccttcatgggtgacactttcACATATGCCTTCTCTCCAACTTCGAATTCCACGGGTCTTCTTTTAAGGTCAgcccagcttttctgtcgatcttgtgcagctTTTAATCTCTCCTTGATCACGGCAACTTTATCCACTGCTTCTTGGATCATTTCGGGTCCAACAATGGCTTTTTCCCCTATttcatcccaatacagtggtgatcgacatcttcgtccatacaaagcttcgtatggtgccattccaatgctgcTGTGGCAACTATTATTGTATGCAAACTCGATTAAGGACAATTGTTCGctccaattaccactgaagTCTAGAGCACAAGCTCTCAGCATATTTCTAGAGTCTGAATTGTCCTCTCTGTTTGGCCATCGGTCTGAGGGTGATATGCCGTACTAAGAGTAACCTTAGTCCCCATAGCTTGttgtaagctcttccaaaagcgggatgtaaacctcggatctctgtctgatagtatgctagctggaactccatgcaatcatacgatctcattcatgtacaacgttgctagcttgtccaaattatagttcatgcggacaggtaagaaatgcgcagattttgtgagtctatctacgattacccatatTCCGTCATGACCTTGTCTCGTCTTTGGTAAACCCACAacgaaatccatagaaatatgctcccatttccattctggaatttctAGAGGTTGCAGAAGTCCTCCAGGTCTTtggtgctctgccttgacttgctggCATACGTGACACTTGGAAATAAATATTGccacgtctttcttcattccactccaccacaaatttttcttcaaatctctgtacatcttgTTACTGCCAggatggactgaaaatttcTACTTATGTGCCTCAGACAGTACTTCTTGTCGAAGGTTATCGATGTCTGGTAcgcacaatcgtcctttcatccacaagattccTTTGTTATCTGTCTAGAAATCTGGTGATTTCCCTTCTTTAACTTGCTCTTTTAGTTTCACCAAAGCGGAGTCTCTATCTTGACTCATCTTGATTGTCTCTCGAAGACATGGTTGTGCTGAAAGTGATGTCAGGAtcaccttactcatattctttcGACTTAAAGCATCTGCTACCTTGTTGGCTTTGCCTGGAGGGTAGCTTATTGTCAAGTCGCAATCCTTCATGAGTTCGATccatcgtctttgtctcatatttagttccttttgtgtgaacaaatatttgagactttggtgatcggtgaaaatctcacacttggctccataaagataatgtttccaaatctttagtgcgaATATCACTGCAGCTAGTTCGAGATCATGCGTTGGGTAATTTTGTTCATACggcttcaactgccttgatgcgtatgcaatcacccttccctcttgcatgagtacacatcctaAACCTTCTTTAGATGCATCACTGTATACGGTGTAGTCCTTACCTTCCATAGGTAATACTAACACTGGTGTGGAtgtaagcttcttcttcaaagtctcgaagctttgctcacatttttcacTCATTGAAATTTAGAGTTCTTCTGTGTGAGCTTGGTGAGGGGTATGGCTATTGAAGagaatccttcaacaaattttcgataatagcctgctaatcccaagaagcttcgtatttctgtcacattctttggtctaggccaatccgagattgcctctactttcttagggtcgacagatactcctgctgctgatattatgtgtcccaagaatgcaacgctctctagccagaattcacatttcttgaacttggcgtatAGTTCCTTTTCTCTCAGCTTCTGTAGGGTGAGacgaagatgttctttgtggtcttcttcacttgacgaatatactagaatgtcatcgatgaataccacaacaaacttgtcaagaaatggtttaaacactctgttcatgagatccatgaatactgccggagcgtttgttaatccgaaaggcatcactgtgaactcatagtgtccgtaccttgtcctgaaggctgtctttgGGATATCGTCTGATTTGACCTTCAGTTGGTGGTAGCCTGACCTTaagtcgagcttggaaaagactgaagctcctaagagttgatcaaacaagtcatctatccttggaagcggatacttgtttttgattgtgatcttattcagctctctgtaatcgatacacgtcctcatgcttccgtccttcttctttacaaataggacaggagctccccacggagatgcgcttggtcggatttgcttctcgtccaacaactcttgaagttgctctttactggagccattcggtatggtgcttttgagattggtgtagcattgggcactaagttaatctcaaattccacttcgCGATCGGGAAGTTCGCCAGGGAGTTCTTCAGGAAAGACATCCGGAAATTCTTGTACTACTAGAATCTCTTCAAGCATAAGTGTGGTTTCTTTCTTTACCTCGCTTAACATagctaggtaaacttcttctccacttttAATGGCTGTCCAAGtttgagaagcagaaagaagagtctttcaTTCTTTGGTCTTGCCATGAAATAAAAGTTTCTCTTGTTGTGGAGTTTGGGTGATTACCGTCTTTCCGTGACAGTCTACTAAGGcatgattcttggctaaccaatccattccaagaattacgtcgaattccaccatgtttagttgaataaggtttgccttgaaattctgatcttctatgagaaaactaatatcccgatatagagtgcgagtttctaaaattcgatttCAGGAGTGGCTACTCTATATGGTTCTTCTAAATTATCAGGCTTagcttcctaacttcttggcaaatctcttagacatgaatgaatgcgtagcaccacaatcaaataacatATAAGCTGGTATATTATCGATTAGAATGGTATCAGCTATGACATCATTCGATTTGTCAGCCTCTTCTTGAGTGATAGCATAGACTCGAGCATTTGGCTTGTTCTCCCTAGGATTATTTGGAGTTGTTCCTCCTGCTGGGTCATTCCTTGGATCTGGAAAAGGGCATTGAGCAATGCGGTGACCCATCTTTCCACAACCAAAACAAGCTCCAGAAGTCTTACGGCATTCACCAATGTGAGTGAATCCACAATTTTGGCACTTGACTCTTTCTTTGCTTGATGGGGAAGAAATGGTTCCTTTGGCTGGATCACTGGTGAATTGGTTGCTTGAAAACCTAGGCCTTTTGAATTGTTGGCCTTGTTGGTACTGGCTTGACTGaggacgtttgagtttgttATCACCTTCACGCCTCTTAATGTCATTCTCAGCCCTGATGGCGGCTcccatcaattcatcaaaactgTTGGGCTCGATAACGACAAGGGCAGATTGAATACGATtgttcaatcccttcttgaagcgaTGCATCTTCAAAGCTTCGTCTCCCAAGATGGTTGGGGAGTAAGTTCCCAATGAGTGGAACTTGGATGAATACTCCACCACTGTCACGTTTGGTTCTTGAACCAAGCTTTCGAATTCTGACAGCTTCTGCACCCGAACTGCTGTCGGAAAGTACTGCCTCAGAAATGCCTCTCGGAACCTTTGCCAAGTGATAGGTCCCGCCTCTAACATAGCTGGtgagactccttcccaccatttggcAGCTTTATCCACAAGAAATGGTGTAATCACTTCTACTCTGATCCTTTGTGGAACCTCAAGTAGTAGAAGATGATTTTCCACCTCTTTCATTCAATTTTGTCCGACCTCAGGGTCGGAGCTTCCATCAAAGTTTGGAACTCTTGCTCTTCGGAGAGCCTCATAGTGCTGCTTCGTTCCATTCtgagctggaggtggtggtggtggctgatTAGCATTTGTGTTGACCAACCCTTGCAGCGTAATTGCCACAATCGTGGCTATGGCCATCAAATCGGCCTGACTGAGTCCAACCGCTGGTGgtggttgttgttgttgttgttgctgTTGAGCATCCTCATCGTTGCCGTTATTGTAACGAGGGTTGAGATTGTTCCTTACTGGTCTTCCGTCCATTTCCTACAAATACGAAAGTTTTAAGGTTGATGGCAGAATATGGACTcaagaaaagaaacaaaatgattgagtaattgcttgaaatttaaatatgaaaCTAATGGATAAAATAACTTTTATTGATTTCCCAAGAAAGTGCAATTACAACTGAACTTCGAAATGAAAACATAAAAGCAAATGGGACAAGTGTTATTACAAACTACTACTACTGGTGTTCTAATCTATCACTTCTCCCAAATCTAATTCCATATGATCCTCTtccacttcttcttcttcttcgggaTTCTCCTCGGGTTCATCTTCATGGTTGGCTATTACTGCTTCTAGATGTTCAATATGCCCATGCAGAACTGCATTCTGGTCGCTAAGAACTTCAACAGTACTCTCCAACTCATGAATCTGTGCATCAGTCTGTTCACTATACTGATTATGCTGGTGCACGAGTTGGTGATTTTGATCCTTGAGTATTTGGATCTTCTCCACTAATGTATCACATAACTCGATGAATTCTGCCACAGTCTCTTGGGAGGTTTCAAATTCTTCTTGAGCCTTCCTACTCCTCTCTTCTGCTTCATGCAGATAATGAGCATAACGTTGAACATCACTTCTCAAGTGTTCTGCTCGACGCTCTAATTCATCCTTGTCCAGCTCTAGGTAGTAGTTAAGCTCTTTTAGTTTCTCTAACTTCCTCTCTAAGCTCTTAACGTAGCTACTCTGGTCCGCCATATCCTACATCCCAAAACATGAGAGTGAAGATTCAGAAATGATATCAAGAATACAGGTCGAGTTATAGACAAATACTGGAATGAATAGAATTAGTACTGCCTATACAATTAACAGAAGAAATAGCTCAAAAATTTTCGATCTCAGAATTACgtgaaaaatttactaaaaatccttGATACCAAGAACATGAATGGTGCCAAGTTTGGTGCAAAAATACTAGGTCAATTAgaaatgaaaattcctcaaagtttcaaaattttggaaaattttacggaaatgatgatatcacTATCTAAACGATGGATTTTGGGGTTTGTCGGCGGTGCCAAAACAATAAGTCATTCTAGGTTAGGTTCTcctcgtcgagagctttccaacgcctacttttaatagtaaaaattcctcctggatcaaaagttatggccgttcgaagtttgcgcgaaaaacacctcaactttCATGCAATTTGCAAGGTCTACTACATGCTCCTGCTGGAATTCCCTATCTACTGCAACTCTGATGCTACTGCAATCAGTCTGCTGCTTTTCCAGCATTGTCTGCTGCATTCCGAGTCTACTGACTCAGTCTTCTGCATTCAGATCTACTGATTTCGtctactggttctggtttcGGCTACTGGTCTGGTACTACTGGTTTCCAtctactggttctggtttcCATCTACTGGTCTACTGATTTTCCTAACTGTACGTATTCAGTCTATCatttcagtagtctattacaaaacttattttcagtagtctattCCCGAAATTCAGAACTTATTTTCAGAACTTTTCAGAACTTAGTTTCAGAAATTTTCAGAACTTGTTATTTC from Primulina eburnea isolate SZY01 chromosome 17, ASM2296580v1, whole genome shotgun sequence carries:
- the LOC140817810 gene encoding uncharacterized protein, with the protein product MIFYACSNECILYRKQYKECVNFPKCGLSRWKLTKKNVEKKGVPAKVLWYFPPIPRFKRMFKSLHTSKNLTWHAGTTGVPGQLRHPADSPSLKLVDHMWPDFESEPRNLRLALAADGINPYSNLSSRYSCWPIMLVTYNLPPNMCMKRKFIMLTMLISGPKQPGNDIDVYLDVFVEDLKRLWDGVDGVYDAYRRQFFTLKAVLLWTINDFPAYGILSGCTTHGYYACPVCKEDTCAKHLENGKKMSFVGHRRFLPRFHPYRRQMKEFDGMEEHGESSTPLSGVAFFDKLSDIRCVFGKKISVKGKKRKNAKDNNLEDSKEEKNFGSTDFRKCWKKKSIFFNLPYWKHLHVRHCLDVMHIEKNVFESLINTLMNDKGKTKDNVAARLDMVQMGVRPELAPKFGEKRTYLPPAAFSFTKKEKLQVFQLIMDIKVPEGFSSNQKNLVSLSELKLIGLKSHDCHVLMQHFLPILIRDVLPKHVRYAIIRLCFFFKDICCKVIDVANIPPSFFDVMLHLTVHLVREVRLCGPVYFRRMYPFERFMKVLKSYVGNRKHPEGCIVQRYSAEEAIEFCSEYLNDLDLIGFPQSNRDPKSNIDGFFACKTPIVVPQVDLQQAHLTVLENTEEVSPYIIEHKYFLKLMFPKKEKDERWIQDAHNKKFVDWFHAKVRWINLLYAFCVDAEIDSCNGGTTSKLTWLAHGPHGQVIKYSSYVINGNLYQTKARDDERVCQNSGVSLVASTMLVCSAKDKNLLMTDVTFYGMIEEIWELDYHQFQVPLFKCVWVANDKGIINNDECGFTLVNMNKIGHKNDSFFLASQVNPVFYIDDPLQKGWSIVLPVPNRCYEGDDDGWTSISDSRPIDDVDTHCIPAHEKHPVLTDGEEHHVDVQRNKRGPTLMGKLIATAR